A genomic segment from Sciurus carolinensis chromosome 1, mSciCar1.2, whole genome shotgun sequence encodes:
- the Dcstamp gene encoding dendritic cell-specific transmembrane protein has protein sequence MGMWTSGTDIILSLWRTYVFPRGPGWMNFIQHLGVCCFVAFISASLLSVAFYWFLPSVVAFATSWMAMCVLLCYSRHARCFILLIFLSCGLREGRNALIAAGTGIVIFGHVENIFHNFKCFLDSMTCNLRAKSFSIHFPLLKKYIEAIHWIYGLATPLNLFDDLVSWNQTLVVSLFSPNHVLETQLNNTKGEVLRVLHPMTAMTEVLCSLGQKLLAFAGLFLVLLGTGLFMKRFLGPCGCKFENIYITKKFIQFDEKERLRQRPCVLPLNKRERKKYVVIPSLQMTPKERKNLELFFLPVLTHLYIWVLFTAADYLLYQLIFSVSKQFQSLPGLEVHLKLHREKQGAQDFIYDSSFNISVFEPSCIPKPKLLLSTTWVPLGIILVILMMLGLLSSILTQLKILVSTSFYPSVERERIQYLHAQLLRKRAKQSPEEIKRKLSLYFTKVHFWFPILKMIRKKHTDIEAEDNPWESE, from the exons ATGGGCATGTGGACCTCAGGCACTGATATCATCCTAAGTCTTTGGAGGACTTACGTGTTTCCAAGAGGTCCTGGATGGATGAACTTTATCCAACACTTGGGAGTGTGCTGTTTTGTGGCCTTCATTTCAGCCAGCCTCCTCTCGGTGGCCTTCTACTGGTTTCTGCCATCAGTCGTGGCCTTCGCCACCTCCTGGATGGCCATGTGTGTTCTGTTGTGTTACTCCAGGCACGCGCGATGTTTCATTCTTCTCATCTTTCTCTCGTGTGGCCTGCGCGAAGGCAGGAATGCTTTGATTGCAGCCGGCACAGGGATAGTGATCTTTGGACacgtggaaaatatttttcacaactTTAAATGTTTCCTAGACAGTATGACTTGCAACCTGAGGGCAAAGAGCTTTTCTATACATTTTCCACTTCTGAAAAAATACATTGAAGCCATTCATTGGATTTATGGCCTTGCCACTCCACTGAATCTGTTTGATGACCTCGTTTCTTGGAACCAGACCCTGGTGGTCTCTCTTTTCAGTCCTAACCATGTCCTGGAGACACAGCTAAACAACACCAAAGGGGAAGTCCTGAGGGTCTTGCACCCCATGACTGCCATGACGGAGGTGCTGTGCTCCCTGGGGCAGAAGCTACTTGCCTTTGCTGGACTTTTTCTTGTTCTACTCGGCACGGGCCTCTTCATGAAGCGATTTTTGGGCCCCTGTGGTTGTAAATTTGAAAACATCTACATCACCAAAAAATTCATTCAGTTTGATGAAAAGGAGAGGCTTCGGCAGAGGCCCTGTGTCCTCCCGCTGAataagagggagaggaagaagtatGTTGTCATCCCATCTTTGCAGATGActccaaaagaaaggaagaacctGGAACTCTTTTTCCTCCCCGTTCTTACCCATCTCTACATCTGGGTGCTGTTCACAGCTGCAGATTATCTGCTCTATCAGCTCATTTTCTCAGTGAGCAAACAATTCCAAAGCTTGCCAGGGCTTGAAGTTCACCTAAAACTGCACAGAGAG aagCAAGGAGCTCAAGACTTCATCTATGATTCTTCCTTTAATATATCTGTCTTTGAACCCAGCTGCATCCCTAAACCAAAGCTCCTTCTCTCTACAACTTGGGTTCCTCTTGGTATTATTCTTGTGATATTAATGATGCTGGGATTGTTGTCCTCTATCCTGACACAACTTAAAATCCTGGTGTCCACATCCTTCTACCCCAGTGTGGAGAGGGAGCGCATTCAATACCTGCACGCACAGCTGCTTAGAAAAAGAGCAAAGCAGTCGCCAGAAGAGATCAAAAGGAAACTGAGTCTGTACTTTACAAAG GTTCATTTCTGGTTTCCAATCCTGAAAATGATTAGGAAGAAACACACAGACATTGAGGCTGAAGACAATCCGTGGGAGTCTGAGTAG